A DNA window from Setaria viridis chromosome 2, Setaria_viridis_v4.0, whole genome shotgun sequence contains the following coding sequences:
- the LOC117842431 gene encoding probable aquaporin PIP2-7: MPIEDVSIETTEAAGPQKVPYWDPPPAPLLETSELMKWSLYRALIAEFVATLIFLYVSIATVIGYKDQSKALACNGVGFLGVAWSFGATIFILVYCIGGISGGHINPAVTFGLFVGRKLSLLRTVLYIVAQCLGAICGVAIVKGITGDQYSLLGGGANSVADGFSVVAGLGAEIMGTFVLVYTVFSATDPKRTARDSFIPVLVPLPIGFAVFVVHLATIPITGTGINPARSLGAAVIFGEAWKNHWIFWVGPLIGATAAALYHKLVLRGEAAKALGSFRSTSATV, from the exons ATGCCGATCGAGGACGTGAGCATCGAGACGACCGAGGCGGCGGGCCCCCAAAAGGTGCCGTACTgggacccgccgccggcgccgctcctgGAAACGAGCGAGCTGATGAAGTGGTCGCTGTACCGCGCGCTCATCGCCGAGTTCGTGGCCACCCTCATCTTCCTCTACGTGAGCATCGCCACCGTCATCGGGTACAAGGACCAGTCCAAGGCCCTGGCGTGCAACGGCGTCGGATTCCTCGGCGTCGCCTGGTCCTTTGGCGCCACCATCTTCATCCTCGTCTACTGCATCGGCGGCATCTCAG GTGGGCACATCAACCCGGCCGTGACGTTCGGGCTGTTCGTGGGGCGGAAGCTGTCGCTGTTGCGCACCGTGCTGTACATCGTGGCGCAGTGCCTGGGCGCCATCTGCGGCGTGGCCATCGTGAAGGGCATCACGGGGGATCAGTACagcctcctcggcggcggcgcaaacTCAGTGGCCGACGGCTTCTCCGTCGTGGCCGGCCTCGGCGCCGAGATCATGGGCACGTTCGTCCTCGTTTACACCGTCTTCTCCGCCACCGACCCCAAGCGCACCGCGCGAGACTCATTCATCCCG GTGCTGGTGCCGCTGCCGATTGGGTTCGCGGTGTTCGTGGTGCACCTGgcgaccatccccatcaccggCACGGGCATCAACCCGGCCAGGAGCCTTGGCGCCGCCGTAATCTTCGGCGAGGCATGGAAAAACCAC TGGATCTTCTGGGTTGGGCCGCTGATcggggcaacggcggcggcgctgtacCACAAGCTCGTGCTGCGCGGGGAGGCCGCCAAGGCGCTCGGCTCCTTCAGGAGCACCAGCGCCACGGTGTGA